In the genome of Treponema sp. J25, one region contains:
- a CDS encoding TetR/AcrR family transcriptional regulator, producing MSIIVEHEKRRKEILERALDVFVEEGFEDTTFQKIADRCGITRTTLYLYFKNKREIFNFSIKQLLSSVEEDLKRVRQDGSLPAADKLKQVLGLIMDRLQENRRLLSVVLNYLLYLSKSGTDTDYRVRRRTIRLRHILATIVIEGIRRGELKPVNVKTADDMLYGLIEAAIFRLVVLRRTSIDEIRHSINLAIENLRA from the coding sequence ATGTCCATCATCGTGGAACATGAAAAACGACGGAAAGAAATTCTTGAGCGAGCCCTGGATGTTTTTGTAGAAGAGGGGTTCGAAGACACGACCTTTCAAAAGATAGCCGATCGCTGTGGCATTACCCGCACCACCCTCTATCTCTATTTTAAAAACAAACGGGAAATATTTAATTTCAGTATTAAGCAGCTTCTTTCATCGGTGGAAGAAGACCTGAAACGGGTCCGGCAGGATGGGAGCCTTCCTGCGGCGGATAAGCTGAAACAGGTGTTGGGTCTTATCATGGATCGGCTCCAGGAAAATCGGCGCCTCCTTTCGGTGGTGCTAAACTACCTTCTGTACCTTTCCAAAAGCGGAACCGACACGGATTACCGGGTCCGGCGCAGGACGATTCGGCTCCGTCACATTCTGGCCACCATTGTTATCGAAGGAATTCGCCGGGGAGAGCTAAAACCGGTGAATGTAAAAACCGCCGACGACATGCTCTACGGCCTTATCGAGGCGGCGATTTTCCGCCTCGTAGTTCTCAGGCGGACCTCCATTGATGAAATCCGCCACTCCATCAACCTGGCTATAGAGAACCTCCGGGCATAA